CACGCGCCGTCGGCGTCGCCCAGGCGGCCTTCGAGGACGCCATCCGCTACGCCCAGCAGCGACGGACGTTCGGCAAGCCGATCTGCGAGCACCAGGCGATCCAGCTGAAGCTCGCCGACATGGCGACGAAGATCGAGGCCGCCCGGCTCCTCACCCGGCAGGCAGCCGCGATGAAGGACCGCGGTGAGCGCGTGGACGTCGAGGCGGGCATGGCCAAGCTCTTCGCCTCCGAGACCTGCCAGGAGGTGTCGCTCGAGGCGATGCGCATCCTCGGCGGCTACGGCTACGTGAAGGAGTTCCCCGTCGAGCGCTACTACCGCGACGCACCGCTCATGATCATCGGCGAGGGCACCAACGAGATCCAGCGTCTGGTGATCGCGAGAAGTCTTGTCCAGCGCTACAAGATCTGAACGCACGCGGCGCCTGGCGGCCTCCGTCGTCCTCCTGCTCGCGCTCGCCCCGCCGCTCCCCGTGCCGGCGGTCGTCCTTCCCGAGCCCAAGTCTGGCCCGCCGGTCCCGACGCTCACGCTCCCGCCCCACCCGCGGGTGCTCTTCTTCGCGCCCCACCCCGACGACGAAGCGCTCGCGGCGGGTGGGCTCCTCTACCGGCTGGCGCGTGCCGGCGATGCCGTGCGCGTCGTCTTCATGACGAACGGCGACGGCTTTCCCTGGGCGGCGCAGGAGGACTTCCACCTGAAGAAGCCGACCGACGTCGACTACCTGGCGCTCGGCGAGCTCCGCCAGCGCGAGGCGTTCGCCGCCGCGCAGCGGCTCGGGCTCGCGAAGCGCCATGTGTCCTTCCTCGGCTTCCCGGACGGGGGCCTCGCGGAGCTGTGGCGCGCCCACTGGTCGCGGACGCACCCCTACACCTCACCCTACACCAAGGAGGACAGCCCGCCCTACCCCGGGACGGTCGATCCCGACGTCGACTACGACGGCCAGGACCTCACGTCGGTGATCGCGCGCCTGCTGCGAGACTTCCGGCCGACGGTCGTCATCATGCCGCATCCCTACGACACGCACCTCGACCACGCCCATACGAGCTACTTCGTCACCGAGGCGGTGGAGGCCCTGCAGGCGCGGCACGTGCTGCCGAAGGACCTCGTGATCCTCACCTACCTCGTGCACGATCCGTTCTGGCCGCCCGCGCCCTCGCCCGACCCTCTGCCGCCGCCTTCCCCGTCCCGAGTTCCCGACACGGCGTGGGCGGAGGTCAAGCTCACCCCGGCCGAGCTCGCGGTGAAGGAGGAGGCACTCGCCCGCTACCGGAGCCAGGTAGAGGTGCTGGCGGATCTCTTCCACCGCTTCGAGCGCGAGAACGAGCTCTTCGGGCGGGTGAAGTCCGAGGTCCTGGCGAAGATCGCCGCGATTCATTAACTCCTGGGGGCCCGTGCGGTGCTTGGGCGCGGCGCGCCCTGCGGTCCAACGCCCGCGCGGCGTCCGCCGCGCGCCCCAGACCCCGCGCCGGGCTCGGCAAAGCCTCGCCCGGCTTTCTCCTCTGCCCCGTGCGACTACAGCGCCCGTGCG
This Deltaproteobacteria bacterium DNA region includes the following protein-coding sequences:
- a CDS encoding acyl-CoA dehydrogenase, yielding SLFAAEKDAPGVTVGRQLDKLGYKGVETCEVSFEDFRVPAGNLVGGVEGRGFAQVMSGLEVGRINIAARAVGVAQAAFEDAIRYAQQRRTFGKPICEHQAIQLKLADMATKIEAARLLTRQAAAMKDRGERVDVEAGMAKLFASETCQEVSLEAMRILGGYGYVKEFPVERYYRDAPLMIIGEGTNEIQRLVIARSLVQRYKI
- a CDS encoding PIG-L family deacetylase, encoding MSSATRSERTRRLAASVVLLLALAPPLPVPAVVLPEPKSGPPVPTLTLPPHPRVLFFAPHPDDEALAAGGLLYRLARAGDAVRVVFMTNGDGFPWAAQEDFHLKKPTDVDYLALGELRQREAFAAAQRLGLAKRHVSFLGFPDGGLAELWRAHWSRTHPYTSPYTKEDSPPYPGTVDPDVDYDGQDLTSVIARLLRDFRPTVVIMPHPYDTHLDHAHTSYFVTEAVEALQARHVLPKDLVILTYLVHDPFWPPAPSPDPLPPPSPSRVPDTAWAEVKLTPAELAVKEEALARYRSQVEVLADLFHRFERENELFGRVKSEVLAKIAAIH